Proteins from one Plasmodium yoelii strain 17X genome assembly, chromosome: 2 genomic window:
- a CDS encoding PIR protein: protein MGELRMCELFLEADKFFKGNVSAHRQITKSANFRDYCTNQKKCATKIETIGALGEALSMKLHDKENTYSDHVVLWLANKLFDAIKEKEKDNASKITLSSAYDKYLKKYMAHFKYWNSLYNIRGLEDGNLRHLRELYTLLSHICNTIVDYKKNGALSKTLSHNSTYCFNQYISLYKAFPECNSYLYLLNKLKKIYDDIRTSAIENNSSIKNFDKRFRELKMPGVKDSYSMETFKRFNFSASECKVKTTNNIPTVRNAPVKHTTIQRSKIQRGGQSIQKITPKNKDDSLNVSGPESQPKQNITFPKPGDSLLKDEPQSLKGGSDGPGIQKSPTGQENPTGKENTTGKENLTGKESPTDQKISNGQEIPTSKEIPTGQENPNGQENPSGHKISNGQESPDNGKIDQSNELETNQGKTQMSQSPEGNHDGFDFPNLEEYEKLFKTYIEEYKNSVTSSLKDIQEHLYEDIWLPLYETYSTYADYYKNFNIMEYLKGMQGNEPKTAETLDDKSPSTDNGLENPPSLSDNGTSDGEKQKAQDPQIQGPQTEDTKTEDTQTQMSGDQGNGHSQELLSTPENGSTNSEQEKNSDTPSKEQLQSSDGYTNIMSSIGVETRAIRVDVEKGTYEIGFPGNLFKGDNIVAYLITVISILVILAFMYKYFAFGRRKKAKKKKKMKKVLKLCDENNIEKLKCIHRK from the exons ATGGGAGAGCTAAGAAtg TGCGAGTTATTTCTTGAAGCggataaattttttaaaggtAATGTTTCCGCACATAGGCAAATTACCAAATCCGCAAATTTCCGTGATTATTGCACTAATCAAAAAAAGTGTGCAACTAAGATTGAAACTATTGGTGCTTTGGGCGAGGCTTTATCTATGAAGCTTCACGATAAAGAAAACACGTATTCTGATCATGTTGTGTTGTGGTTAgctaataaattatttgatgcAATCAAAGAGAAAGAGAAAGACAATGCTAGTAAAATTACTTTAAGTTCAGCTTATGACAAAtatttaaagaaatatatggctcattttaaatattggaatagtttatataatataaggGGTTTGGAAGATGGTAATCTTAGGCATTTGCGTGAATTGTATACATTACTTAGCcatatatgtaatacaattgtagattataaaaaaaacggTGCCCTAAGTAAGACTCTTTCTCACAATTCTACCTATTGTTTTAATCAATATATATCCCTTTACAAGGCTTTTCCTGAATGTAATTCATATCTATATCTAttgaacaaattaaaaaaaatatatgatgacATTAGAACTTCTGCTATTGAGAATAATTCTAGTATTAAGAATTTCGATAAACGCTTTCGAGAACTTAAAATGCCTGGTGTAAAAGATTCATATTCTATGGAAACATTTAAAAGATTTAACTTCAGTGCTTCAGAGTGTAAAGTAAAAACTACAAATAATATTCCGACTGTTCGAAATGCACCAGTAAAACATACAACCATACAAAGGAGTAAAATTCAAAGGGGGGGTCAAAGTATTCAAAAGATTACCcctaaaaataaagatgataGTTTAAACGTTTCAGGGCCCGAATCTCAACCGAAGCAAAACATTACATTTCCAAAACCTGGCGATTCTTTATTAAAAGATGAGCCTCAATCCTTAAAGGGTGGCAGTGATGGTCCAGGTATTCAAAAAAGTCCAACTGGTCAAGAAAATCCAACTGGTAAAGAAAATACAACTGGTAAAGAAAATCTAACTGGTAAAGAAAGTCCAACTGATCAAAAAATTTCAAATGGTCAAGAAATTCCAACTAGTAAAGAAATTCCAACTGGCCAAGAAAATCCAAATGGTCAAGAAAATCCAAGTGGTCATAAAATTTCAAATGGTCAAGAAAGTCCAGATAATGGTAAAATAGATCAAAGCAATGAGTTAGAAACTAATCAAGGTAAGACACAAATGTCTCAAAGCCCAGAAGGCAATCACGATGGTTTTGATTTTCCAAATTTAGAAGAATATGagaaattatttaaaaccTATATTGAAGAATACAAAAACTCTGTTACTAGTTCACTTAAGGATATTCAAGAACATTTATACGAAGATATATGGCTTCCTTTATATGAGACTTATAGTACTTATGcagattattataaaaattttaatataatggAATATCTTAAAGGAATGCAAGGAAATGAACCAAAAACAGCTGAAACATTAGATGATAAGTCACCAAGTACAGATAATGGATTAGAAAATCCCCCTTCTTTATCAGATAACGGAACATCAGATGGCGAAAAACAAAAAGCACAAGATCCCCAAATACAAGGTCCTCAAACAGAAGATACCAAAACAGAAGATACACAAACACAAATGTCAGGGGATCAAGGAAATGGTCATTCACAGGAGTTACTTTCTACACCAGAAAATGGCTCAACAAATAGTGAACAAGAAAAAAATTCAGATACTCCCTCTAAGGAACAACTTCAATCATCAGATGGTTATACCAATATAATGTCTAGTATTGGTGTTGAAACAAGAGCCATTAGAGTCGATGTAGAAAAAGGCACATATGAAATAGGATTTCCaggaaatttatttaaaggaGACAACATAGTTGCATATTTAATTACAGTTATTTCAATACTCGTTATTTTAGCATTTATGTATAAG TATTTCGC